In Brachypodium distachyon strain Bd21 chromosome 2, Brachypodium_distachyon_v3.0, whole genome shotgun sequence, one genomic interval encodes:
- the LOC100834200 gene encoding uncharacterized protein LOC100834200 isoform X1 — MASSADPPPKKRKLVEAQTPSPSSTLLTRPPPPLCPGLLPTPPPPQTLAAAAHSSPPPPPQSPPPSSEEIVRKRRNQEELRKLFECYRRIRLCVEGKDARLMPELEQVYLALITASRGCTSVQHILANLIPQYASYCPTALEAAAKVSINMYKWNLAIVTRGGDVDVVAYRTCRACSIGLVDICSTASSEAPKSAVITGICSAVYMSVLTFFISTFDGKDIYHIGSRRLSKLQDPVELLDILKEESGGHNQPAHDCLFELRALSLLCIFLLFPKNLLEACFVLIASAEVDHVKRGLYCLNQLTCHLNNGTSNDSLDNNADVASQCIDMEIDMDIDMSDTEEIADSKPSDVSGVSGSSMAESNECYITMAISRHPSLRGWIVRRYKKLCDSCRSDVLSEVSSCLKVLGSLSELDEDKSHMDCELSVPEKLDESAGEKTDNIDSYEGKSVQMVHSDDLKTEKLADAKTAGCKGGTAVQVARPDLYVASVSSDVISVSKELWVGSLGNNAAEALVRSKFEEFGPLTNFLFHPSKDFALVEYGNIMHAVQAVGYMQGSSIWGGGLQIRYLDRLIGSKGFIGGIAVGESCHIYVAKVKNQNEKDDVFGELKSAGLKRPCGFIDISSENALLLEFETAVDAAVAKAHIRRQADSNVSSQDNDTSAYQLFVQNMDKSIPDSEFINAFSRFGEICRWKFNRLDGNCLIDYKLHSAACSAKSHMHGARFGLKSISVESRACSSISVHDKTLSPVIPMSAQSASDSSSCHETSDGKICRNPRVSGYHAGYTVQGDRPIYGPPPPNAKQLWHYKELESNRTPQGILPIPPVSTHRASVIPPPPPIQTSFVRPVYPGPGSPWENTTPIPPFSRVSPRMMPGNNFRINPPAPLPFIPSSITPLTQLPGGSAQHPEKMPPPLDIPPPPRSPPPLPISRPPSAPPPPDSPPVHPATDPSNSQKPYSHPQWQGSITKSGLHYCTIYASRIELDVCRYENAVSEPAEWPSRLDVTKRTRIQHVKTIFSNTPPSKREVCRLLPCSNGDQKGFRDFISYLKQKEYAGVIKIPPVKPRLSRLLFILPPTSDVFGMLGLPPHPAECLIALILLKEATSEVS; from the exons ATGGCGTCGTCGGCGGACCCGCCGCCGAAGAAGCGGAAGCTCGTCGAGGCCCAGACCCCGAGCCCCTCATCCACTTTGCTGACGCGCCCGCCCCCGCCTCTGTGCCCGGGCCTACTTCCtaccccgccgcctccccaaaccctagccgcaGCGGCGCACTCCtcaccaccgcctcctccacagtcgccgccgccgtcatcggAGGAGATCGTCCGCAAGCGCCGCAACCAGGAAGAGCTGCGCAAACTCTTCGAGTGCTACCGCCGCATCCGGCTCTGCGTGGAGGGCAAGGACGCGCGCCTCATGCCCGAGCTCGAGCAGGTCTACCTTGCTCTCATCACCGCCTCCCGTG GTTGCACAAGTGTACAACATATTTTAGCTAATTTGATTCCTCAATATGCCTCCTACTGTCCTACTGCACTTGAGGCAGCTGCTAAAGTTTCCATCAACATGTACAAATGGAACTTGGCCATTGTAACAAGAGGGGGTGATGTGGATGTTGTGGCATACCGGACTTGTAGGGCTTGTAGTATTGGCTTAGTGGACATATGCTCTACAGCATCTTCTGAAGCTCCCAAGTCAGCTGTTATCACAGGAATCTGCTCCGCGGTTTATATGAGTGTCCTCACCTTCTTCATTTCAACATTTGATGGGAAGGATATATATCATATAGGCTCCAGAAGactttctaagcttcaggaCCCTGTGGAATTGTTAGACATTTTAAAGGAGGAGTCAGGGGGTCACAACCAACCGGCGCATGACTGTTTATTTGAACTCAGAGCACTCTCCTTGCTGTGCATATTTCTTTTATTCCCAAAGAACCTACTAGAAGCGTGTTTTGTGCTGATTGCTTCTGCTGAAGTTGACCATGTAAAAAGAGGACTGTACTGTTTAAATCAGCTAACCTGCCATCTGAACAATGGTACCTCAAATGATTCTCTGGACAATAATGCTGATGTAGCATCACAGTGCATAGATATGGAAATAGATATGGACATAGATATGTCTGACACCGAAGAGATTGCTGATTCAAAGCCTTCCGATGTTTCTGGCGTGTCAGGAAGTTCCATGGCAGAGTCAAATGAGTGTTACATCACAATG GCAATTTCTAGGCATCCATCTTTGAGAGGTTGGATAGTGCGGAGGTACAAAAAGCTATGTGATTCATGTAGATCTGATGTGCTTTCAGAGGTGTCATCTTGCTTAAAAGTTTTGGGCTCTTTATCAGAACTTGATGAGGATAAAAGTCACATGGACTGTGAATTATCAGTACCGGAGAAGCTCGACGAAAGTGCAGGAGAAAAAACTGACAATATTGATAGCTATGAAGGAAAGTCTGTGCAGATGGTGCATTCTGATGATTTGAAAACTGAGAAGCTGGCAGATGCGAAAACTGCTGGTTGCAAGGGTGGGACTGCAGTTCAGGTTGCAAGACCTGATCTTTATGTTGCTTCTGTCTCAAGTGATGTAATTTCAGTTTCGAAGGAACTTTGGGTTGGCTCACTGGGAAATAATGCTGCAGAGGCACTAGTTCGATCTAAGTTCGAGGAGTTTGGCCCATTAACAAACTTTCTGTTTCATCCATCCAAAGATTTTGCCTTAGTTGAATATGGAAACATAATGCATGCTGTTCAGGCAGTTGGATACATGCAGGGTTCCTCTATTTGGGGTGGTGGTCTTCAAATAAGGTATTTAGATAGACTTATAGGTAGTAAGGGATTTATTGGTGGTATAGCTGTTGGTGAAAGCTGCCATATTTATGTTGCTAAAGTCAAGAATCAGAACGAAAAAGATGATGTGTTTGGTGAATTGAAGTCAGCAGGGCTGAAGAGACCATGTGGCTTCATTGATATCTCCAGTGAAAATGCTTTGCTTCTTGAATTTGAAACAGCGGTTGATGCAGCTGTTGCAAAAGCCCATATAAGGCGCCAAGCTGATTCAAATGTTTCTTCCCAGGATAATGATACATCTGCTTATCAACTTTTTGTGCAAAACATGGATAAGTCCATCCCTGACTCGGAATTTATCAATGCTTTCTCACGTTTCGGTGAGATCTGTAGGTGGAAATTTAATAGGCTCGATGGGAACTGTTTGATAGATTATAAATTACACAGTGCTGCTTGCTCTGCGAAATCCCACATGCATGGTGCAAGATTTGGGCTGAAGTCGATTAGTGTTGAATCAAGGGCATGCAGCTCTATATCTGTTCATGATAAAACATTGTCACCTGTTATTCCAATGTCAGCCCAGAGTGCTTCTGACAGCAGCAGTTGCCATGAGACAAG TGATGGGAAAATATGCAGGAATCCAAGGGTTTCAGGTTATCATGCAGGTTACACGGTACAAGGGGATAGGCCAATTTATg gtccaccacctcccaATGCAAAACAATTATGGCACTATAAGGAGCTAGAGTCAAACAGAACTCCACAAGGAATTCTTCCCATCCCACCTGTTTCCACACACCGTGCTTCTGTaataccaccaccaccacctatCCAAACTTCTTTTGTCCGTCCTGTATATCCTGGTCCAGGCAGTCCATGGGAAAACACTACCCCAATTCCACCCTTCAGCCGTGTTTCTCCTCGCATGATGCCCGGAAATAACTTCCGTATCAATCCGCCTGCTCCTCTTCCCTTCATTCCATCTTCTATTACCCCTCTTACACAGCTTCCTGGAGGTTCAGCACAGCATCCAGAGAAAATGCCACCACCTCTAGATATACCGCCTCCACCACGATCTCCACCACCATTACCTATTTCCCGCCCACCTTCTGCTCCACCGCCCCCAGATTCTCCTCCAGTGCATCCTGCCACAGACCCTTCTAACTCACAGAAGCCATATTCTCATCCTCAGTGGCAGGGTTCTATTACAAAAAGTGGCTTGCACTACTGCACAATCTATGCAAGTAGAATTGAGTTGGATGTCTGTAGATATGAAAATGCTGTTTCTGAACCAGCAGA ATGGCCTTCAAGATTAGATGTGACAAAGCGCACACGTATCCAGCATGTGAAGACGATTTTCTCCAATACTCCACCTAGTAAA AGAGAAGTCTGTCGGTTGTTGCCTTGTTCAAATGGTGATCAGAAAGGG TTCCGGGATTTTATATCCTATCTCAAACAGAAAGAATACGCTGGGGTCATAAAAATTCCTCCAGTGAAGCCCAGGTTGTCGAGACTGCTATTCATCCTTCCTCCCACATCCGATGTGTTTGGCATGCTAGGCCTTCCGCCTCATCCGGCTGAATGTCTAATTGCTCTGATCCTGCTCAAGGAAGCAACCAGTGAAGTGTCTTGA
- the LOC100834200 gene encoding uncharacterized protein LOC100834200 isoform X2, which translates to MASSADPPPKKRKLVEAQTPSPSSTLLTRPPPPLCPGLLPTPPPPQTLAAAAHSSPPPPPQSPPPSSEEIVRKRRNQEELRKLFECYRRIRLCVEGKDARLMPELEQVYLALITASRGCTSVQHILANLIPQYASYCPTALEAAAKVSINMYKWNLAIVTRGGDVDVVAYRTCRACSIGLVDICSTASSEAPKSAVITGICSAVYMSVLTFFISTFDGKDIYHIGSRRLSKLQDPVELLDILKEESGGHNQPAHDCLFELRALSLLCIFLLFPKNLLEACFVLIASAEVDHVKRGLYCLNQLTCHLNNGTSNDSLDNNADVASQCIDMEIDMDIDMSDTEEIADSKPSDVSGVSGSSMAESNECYITMAISRHPSLRGWIVRRYKKLCDSCRSDVLSEVSSCLKVLGSLSELDEDKSHMDCELSVPEKLDESAGEKTDNIDSYEGKSVQMVHSDDLKTEKLADAKTAGCKGGTAVQVARPDLYVASVSSDVISVSKELWVGSLGNNAAEALVRSKFEEFGPLTNFLFHPSKDFALVEYGNIMHAVQAVGYMQGSSIWGGGLQIRYLDRLIGSKGFIGGIAVGESCHIYVAKVKNQNEKDDVFGELKSAGLKRPCGFIDISSENALLLEFETAVDAAVAKAHIRRQADSNVSSQDNDTSAYQLFVQNMDKSIPDSEFINAFSRFGEICRWKFNRLDGNCLIDYKLHSAACSAKSHMHGARFGLKSISVESRACSSISVHDKTLSPVIPMSAQSASDSSSCHETRNPRVSGYHAGYTVQGDRPIYGPPPPNAKQLWHYKELESNRTPQGILPIPPVSTHRASVIPPPPPIQTSFVRPVYPGPGSPWENTTPIPPFSRVSPRMMPGNNFRINPPAPLPFIPSSITPLTQLPGGSAQHPEKMPPPLDIPPPPRSPPPLPISRPPSAPPPPDSPPVHPATDPSNSQKPYSHPQWQGSITKSGLHYCTIYASRIELDVCRYENAVSEPAEWPSRLDVTKRTRIQHVKTIFSNTPPSKREVCRLLPCSNGDQKGFRDFISYLKQKEYAGVIKIPPVKPRLSRLLFILPPTSDVFGMLGLPPHPAECLIALILLKEATSEVS; encoded by the exons ATGGCGTCGTCGGCGGACCCGCCGCCGAAGAAGCGGAAGCTCGTCGAGGCCCAGACCCCGAGCCCCTCATCCACTTTGCTGACGCGCCCGCCCCCGCCTCTGTGCCCGGGCCTACTTCCtaccccgccgcctccccaaaccctagccgcaGCGGCGCACTCCtcaccaccgcctcctccacagtcgccgccgccgtcatcggAGGAGATCGTCCGCAAGCGCCGCAACCAGGAAGAGCTGCGCAAACTCTTCGAGTGCTACCGCCGCATCCGGCTCTGCGTGGAGGGCAAGGACGCGCGCCTCATGCCCGAGCTCGAGCAGGTCTACCTTGCTCTCATCACCGCCTCCCGTG GTTGCACAAGTGTACAACATATTTTAGCTAATTTGATTCCTCAATATGCCTCCTACTGTCCTACTGCACTTGAGGCAGCTGCTAAAGTTTCCATCAACATGTACAAATGGAACTTGGCCATTGTAACAAGAGGGGGTGATGTGGATGTTGTGGCATACCGGACTTGTAGGGCTTGTAGTATTGGCTTAGTGGACATATGCTCTACAGCATCTTCTGAAGCTCCCAAGTCAGCTGTTATCACAGGAATCTGCTCCGCGGTTTATATGAGTGTCCTCACCTTCTTCATTTCAACATTTGATGGGAAGGATATATATCATATAGGCTCCAGAAGactttctaagcttcaggaCCCTGTGGAATTGTTAGACATTTTAAAGGAGGAGTCAGGGGGTCACAACCAACCGGCGCATGACTGTTTATTTGAACTCAGAGCACTCTCCTTGCTGTGCATATTTCTTTTATTCCCAAAGAACCTACTAGAAGCGTGTTTTGTGCTGATTGCTTCTGCTGAAGTTGACCATGTAAAAAGAGGACTGTACTGTTTAAATCAGCTAACCTGCCATCTGAACAATGGTACCTCAAATGATTCTCTGGACAATAATGCTGATGTAGCATCACAGTGCATAGATATGGAAATAGATATGGACATAGATATGTCTGACACCGAAGAGATTGCTGATTCAAAGCCTTCCGATGTTTCTGGCGTGTCAGGAAGTTCCATGGCAGAGTCAAATGAGTGTTACATCACAATG GCAATTTCTAGGCATCCATCTTTGAGAGGTTGGATAGTGCGGAGGTACAAAAAGCTATGTGATTCATGTAGATCTGATGTGCTTTCAGAGGTGTCATCTTGCTTAAAAGTTTTGGGCTCTTTATCAGAACTTGATGAGGATAAAAGTCACATGGACTGTGAATTATCAGTACCGGAGAAGCTCGACGAAAGTGCAGGAGAAAAAACTGACAATATTGATAGCTATGAAGGAAAGTCTGTGCAGATGGTGCATTCTGATGATTTGAAAACTGAGAAGCTGGCAGATGCGAAAACTGCTGGTTGCAAGGGTGGGACTGCAGTTCAGGTTGCAAGACCTGATCTTTATGTTGCTTCTGTCTCAAGTGATGTAATTTCAGTTTCGAAGGAACTTTGGGTTGGCTCACTGGGAAATAATGCTGCAGAGGCACTAGTTCGATCTAAGTTCGAGGAGTTTGGCCCATTAACAAACTTTCTGTTTCATCCATCCAAAGATTTTGCCTTAGTTGAATATGGAAACATAATGCATGCTGTTCAGGCAGTTGGATACATGCAGGGTTCCTCTATTTGGGGTGGTGGTCTTCAAATAAGGTATTTAGATAGACTTATAGGTAGTAAGGGATTTATTGGTGGTATAGCTGTTGGTGAAAGCTGCCATATTTATGTTGCTAAAGTCAAGAATCAGAACGAAAAAGATGATGTGTTTGGTGAATTGAAGTCAGCAGGGCTGAAGAGACCATGTGGCTTCATTGATATCTCCAGTGAAAATGCTTTGCTTCTTGAATTTGAAACAGCGGTTGATGCAGCTGTTGCAAAAGCCCATATAAGGCGCCAAGCTGATTCAAATGTTTCTTCCCAGGATAATGATACATCTGCTTATCAACTTTTTGTGCAAAACATGGATAAGTCCATCCCTGACTCGGAATTTATCAATGCTTTCTCACGTTTCGGTGAGATCTGTAGGTGGAAATTTAATAGGCTCGATGGGAACTGTTTGATAGATTATAAATTACACAGTGCTGCTTGCTCTGCGAAATCCCACATGCATGGTGCAAGATTTGGGCTGAAGTCGATTAGTGTTGAATCAAGGGCATGCAGCTCTATATCTGTTCATGATAAAACATTGTCACCTGTTATTCCAATGTCAGCCCAGAGTGCTTCTGACAGCAGCAGTTGCCATGAGACAAG GAATCCAAGGGTTTCAGGTTATCATGCAGGTTACACGGTACAAGGGGATAGGCCAATTTATg gtccaccacctcccaATGCAAAACAATTATGGCACTATAAGGAGCTAGAGTCAAACAGAACTCCACAAGGAATTCTTCCCATCCCACCTGTTTCCACACACCGTGCTTCTGTaataccaccaccaccacctatCCAAACTTCTTTTGTCCGTCCTGTATATCCTGGTCCAGGCAGTCCATGGGAAAACACTACCCCAATTCCACCCTTCAGCCGTGTTTCTCCTCGCATGATGCCCGGAAATAACTTCCGTATCAATCCGCCTGCTCCTCTTCCCTTCATTCCATCTTCTATTACCCCTCTTACACAGCTTCCTGGAGGTTCAGCACAGCATCCAGAGAAAATGCCACCACCTCTAGATATACCGCCTCCACCACGATCTCCACCACCATTACCTATTTCCCGCCCACCTTCTGCTCCACCGCCCCCAGATTCTCCTCCAGTGCATCCTGCCACAGACCCTTCTAACTCACAGAAGCCATATTCTCATCCTCAGTGGCAGGGTTCTATTACAAAAAGTGGCTTGCACTACTGCACAATCTATGCAAGTAGAATTGAGTTGGATGTCTGTAGATATGAAAATGCTGTTTCTGAACCAGCAGA ATGGCCTTCAAGATTAGATGTGACAAAGCGCACACGTATCCAGCATGTGAAGACGATTTTCTCCAATACTCCACCTAGTAAA AGAGAAGTCTGTCGGTTGTTGCCTTGTTCAAATGGTGATCAGAAAGGG TTCCGGGATTTTATATCCTATCTCAAACAGAAAGAATACGCTGGGGTCATAAAAATTCCTCCAGTGAAGCCCAGGTTGTCGAGACTGCTATTCATCCTTCCTCCCACATCCGATGTGTTTGGCATGCTAGGCCTTCCGCCTCATCCGGCTGAATGTCTAATTGCTCTGATCCTGCTCAAGGAAGCAACCAGTGAAGTGTCTTGA
- the LOC100834500 gene encoding serpin-Z1, with amino-acid sequence MELANAVRDEAAFAMRVLRHLARSVVGEGSGANLAVSPLSLHAALALLGAGARGATLDQIVAFLGPAGGIAHATLASHVSLSVLSESPGDDGAPIVRFANGLWVDGATPLKLHYARVVAEHYRAQARPASFTTTPEEARHQINEWFESVTAGRIKSLLPPGSVNSGTLAVLGNALYFKGAWCSKFDPRFTRDDAFYLHTGAHVCTPFMSSSKEQQYIACRPGYKVLKLPYARGRGQRPFAFSMYIYLPDERHGLESLLHKLGSHPELLENSMSLMAKVPVGALKVPKFTVSCKTNATELLKDLGLRLPFDPVAADFSEMLVSAPLFVSAVYHQSFVEVNEEGTEAAAATAIVGAYGAAAVSTPVQVVDFVADHPFMFLIKEDLSGVVVFAGQVINPLLS; translated from the exons ATGGAGCTCGCCAACGCCGTCAGGGACGAGGCCGCCTTCGCCATGCGCGTGCTCCGCCACCTAGCCCGCAGCGTCGTCGGCGAGGGTTCGGGCGCCAACCTCGCCGTCTCCCCGCTGTCCCTCCAcgcggcgctggcgctcctCGGCGCGGGCGCCCGGGGTGCCACGCTCGACCAGATCGTCGCCTTCCTTGGCCCAGCCGGCGGCATCGCCCACGCGACTCTCGCCTCGCACGTGTCGCTGAGCGTCCTCTCCGAGAGccccggcgacgacggcgcgcCGATCGTGCGGTTCGCCAACGGCCTGTGGGTCGACGGCGCGACCCCCCTCAAGCTCCACTACGCCCGCGTCGTCGCCGAGCACTACCGCGCCCAAGCGCGCCCGGCCTCCTTCACGACCACG CCAGAGGAAGCGAGACACCAGATCAACGAGTGGTTCGAGAGCGTGACGGCAGGCCGGATCAAGAGCCTCCTACCCCCGGGCTCCGTCAACAGCGGGACGCTGGCCGTCCTCGGGAACGCCCTCTACTTCAAGGGGGCATGGTGCAGCAAGTTTGACCCCCGGTTCACGCGGGACGACGCCTTCTACCTGCACACCGGCGCCCATGTCTGCACGCCGTTCATGTCGAGCAGCAAGGAGCAGCAGTACATCGCCTGCCGTCCAGGATACAAGGTCCTGAAGCTTCCGTACGCGCGCGGCCGCGGACAACGGCCGTTCGCGTTCTCCATGTACATCTACCTCCCGGACGAGCGCCACGGCCTCGAGAGCCTGCTGCACAAGCTGGGATCCCATCCTGAGCTGCTGGAGAACTCCATGTCTCTGATGGCAAAGGTCCCCGTGGGCGCTCTCAAGGTGCCGAAGTTCACCGTATCCTGCAAGACAAATGCGACGGAGCTGCTGAAAGACCTCGGGCTGCGCCTGCCGTTCGACCCCGTGGCGGCCGACTTCTCCGAGATGCTGGTGTCGGCGCCGCTGTTCGTGTCGGCCGTCTACCACCAGTCCTTCGTAGAAGTGAACGAGGAAGGCAccgaggcggccgcggcgaccgCCATCGTTGGGGCCTACGGTGCCGCGGCAGTGAGCACGCCGGTTCAGGTTGTGGACTTCGTCGCCGACCATCCTTTTATGTTCTTGATCAAGGAGGACCTCAGCGGCGTGGTGGTCTTCGCTGGCCAAGTGATCAATCCTTTGCTTTCGTAA